One part of the Fusobacterium pseudoperiodonticum genome encodes these proteins:
- a CDS encoding AEC family transporter — translation MEAFLTSIGSILSIVLLIALGYILKEKEWFSDSFSGNISKLIMNIALPASIFVSVLKYLTLKSLLSLTGALVYTFLSVIIGYIFAYILVKILNVPVGRRGTFINTVVNANTIFIGLPLNIALFGNESLPYFLVYYVTNTVSTWAFGAILIGNDTNDKDKKGTTFNWKKLFPPPLLGFMVALIFLFLSIPVPTFVNSTLGYLGGIVTPLSLIYIGIVLHNAGLKSIKFDRDTIFALIGRFIFSPIVMLILIKFGSDILPLKDLSTMEIKTFIVQSAAPALAVLPILVNEAKGDVEYATNVVTTSTLLFVIVIPIITTLLGRI, via the coding sequence ATGGAAGCATTTTTAACATCAATAGGGAGTATATTGTCCATAGTTTTGTTAATTGCTTTAGGATATATATTAAAAGAAAAGGAGTGGTTTAGTGATAGTTTTAGTGGAAATATATCTAAGTTGATAATGAATATTGCTTTACCAGCCTCTATTTTTGTGTCTGTTTTGAAGTATTTGACATTAAAATCTTTATTATCTTTAACAGGAGCTTTAGTTTATACATTTTTATCCGTAATAATTGGTTATATTTTTGCATATATACTTGTAAAAATTTTAAATGTTCCAGTTGGAAGAAGAGGTACTTTTATAAATACTGTTGTCAATGCAAATACAATTTTTATAGGACTACCATTAAATATTGCCCTATTTGGAAATGAGAGTTTGCCATATTTTTTAGTATATTATGTTACAAATACAGTTTCGACTTGGGCATTTGGAGCGATATTAATTGGCAATGATACAAATGATAAAGATAAAAAAGGTACAACTTTTAATTGGAAAAAATTATTTCCACCTCCATTATTAGGATTTATGGTTGCTCTTATATTTTTATTTTTAAGCATACCTGTTCCAACTTTTGTTAATTCAACATTAGGGTATTTAGGAGGAATAGTTACACCTCTATCTTTAATATATATAGGTATCGTTTTACATAATGCTGGATTAAAAAGTATAAAATTTGATAGAGATACTATATTTGCACTTATAGGAAGATTTATATTCTCACCAATTGTTATGCTTATTTTAATAAAATTTGGTTCAGACATTTTACCATTAAAAGATTTATCAACAATGGAGATAAAAACATTTATAGTTCAATCTGCTGCCCCAGCACTTGCAGTATTACCTATTTTAGTTAATGAAGCTAAGGGAGATGTAGAGTATGCAACAAATGTAGTAACAACAAGTACATTATTATTTGTTATTGTGATACCAATCATCACTACTTTATTGGGAAGAATATAA
- a CDS encoding nitroreductase yields the protein MNEVLKAIKERRSIRKYKSDMLPKEIIDQVIESGLYAASGKGQQSPIIISVTNKELRDKLSRMNCEIGGWKEGFDPFFNAPVVLIVLAPKDWANKTYDGSLVMGNMMLAAHALNIGSCWINRARQEFETEEGKEILKSLGIEGEYEGIGHCILGYVDGEYPSVPARKPNRVYYAD from the coding sequence ATGAATGAAGTTTTAAAAGCAATTAAAGAAAGAAGAAGTATCAGAAAATATAAAAGTGATATGTTACCAAAAGAAATTATTGATCAAGTTATTGAAAGTGGACTTTATGCAGCAAGTGGAAAGGGGCAACAATCTCCTATCATTATCTCAGTAACAAATAAAGAACTTCGTGATAAATTATCAAGAATGAATTGTGAAATTGGAGGATGGAAAGAAGGTTTTGATCCATTTTTTAATGCACCTGTTGTACTGATAGTTTTAGCTCCAAAAGATTGGGCAAATAAGACATATGATGGAAGTCTTGTTATGGGAAATATGATGTTAGCTGCTCATGCTCTTAATATAGGAAGTTGTTGGATAAATAGAGCAAGACAAGAATTTGAAACTGAAGAAGGAAAAGAAATTCTAAAATCTCTTGGAATTGAAGGAGAGTATGAAGGAATTGGACATTGTATTTTAGGATATGTAGATGGAGAGTATCCAAGTGTTCCAGCAAGAAAGCCAAATCGTGTTTATTATGCTGATTAA
- a CDS encoding MarR family winged helix-turn-helix transcriptional regulator produces MKKIYPANECYCFILRNIASSIKKIYNQHFQELDITNEQFTILMNMKYLAPISVTNLSEKIKIDRTTLSRNLKILQTKALIEDVLTTGRSRQIILSKKGEDIINKGEKIWNKIQKEVEKVIGKEKLETLKEVEKILENY; encoded by the coding sequence ATGAAAAAAATATATCCTGCAAATGAATGCTATTGTTTTATACTAAGAAATATTGCTTCATCAATAAAGAAGATATACAATCAACATTTTCAAGAATTAGATATTACAAATGAGCAATTTACTATTCTTATGAATATGAAATATTTAGCTCCTATATCAGTAACAAATTTATCTGAAAAAATAAAAATAGATAGAACAACTCTATCTAGAAATTTAAAAATATTACAAACAAAAGCTTTAATAGAAGATGTTTTGACTACAGGAAGAAGTCGTCAAATTATACTCTCAAAAAAAGGTGAGGATATAATAAATAAAGGTGAAAAAATTTGGAATAAAATTCAAAAAGAAGTAGAGAAAGTTATTGGTAAAGAAAAATTAGAAACTTTAAAAGAAGTAGAAAAAATTTTAGAGAACTATTAA
- a CDS encoding epoxyqueuosine reductase, with translation MEQLANKIREKALEYGFSNCGIISVDKMEGFKKLYRKRIFKAPTSWLVYRTLKLSQTRKRFPWAKSVIVCTYWLGKFKFPKELQGKYAKAFILSQNNEKINKDYKEREKFEKWLEENGIRYEGGDKLGHGSIGSLRYAAVTAGLGIIRKNNFFYDERGSYVELVAYVIDKECELIHKNNLKKCSPKCDLCQKACQTKALKAPNTMEPLKCISFWTTFGKGAVPPNLKKEMFREWICGCDDCQDVCPFNRRHNWEVGEDLEGLAELSSNLMAEKIKDASDEFLINNVASLTDNHILAKDVSTLRKNAKRALSYKK, from the coding sequence ATGGAACAGCTTGCAAATAAGATAAGAGAAAAAGCACTAGAATATGGATTTAGTAATTGTGGGATAATAAGTGTAGATAAAATGGAAGGATTTAAAAAATTATATCGTAAAAGAATATTTAAAGCTCCAACTAGTTGGCTAGTATATAGAACTTTAAAGCTTAGTCAAACTAGAAAAAGATTTCCTTGGGCGAAATCAGTTATTGTATGTACTTATTGGTTAGGAAAGTTTAAATTTCCAAAAGAATTACAAGGAAAATATGCAAAAGCCTTTATCTTGTCACAAAATAATGAAAAAATTAATAAAGACTATAAAGAGAGAGAAAAGTTTGAGAAATGGTTAGAAGAAAATGGAATCCGTTATGAAGGTGGAGACAAATTAGGACATGGAAGCATAGGTTCTCTTCGCTATGCAGCTGTAACAGCGGGCTTAGGAATTATTAGAAAAAACAATTTTTTTTATGATGAAAGAGGTTCTTATGTAGAGTTAGTTGCTTATGTAATAGACAAGGAATGTGAACTAATTCATAAAAATAATTTAAAAAAGTGTAGTCCAAAATGTGATTTATGTCAAAAAGCTTGTCAAACAAAAGCATTAAAAGCTCCAAATACAATGGAACCTTTAAAGTGTATATCTTTTTGGACAACTTTTGGTAAAGGGGCAGTTCCTCCTAATTTAAAAAAGGAAATGTTTAGAGAATGGATTTGTGGTTGTGATGACTGTCAAGATGTATGCCCGTTTAATAGAAGACATAATTGGGAAGTAGGAGAAGATTTAGAAGGACTTGCAGAATTAAGTTCAAATTTAATGGCTGAAAAAATTAAAGATGCTTCTGATGAATTTTTAATAAATAATGTTGCAAGTTTAACGGATAATCATATTTTAGCAAAAGATGTCTCTACGCTAAGAAAAAATGCTAAACGAGCATTAAGTTATAAAAAATAA
- a CDS encoding YwqG family protein: MDFKELLTKILSEVKKDEITIFTEPNDDNEILNKSKIGGKPYLPKDFVWPYYQELPLSFLAQINLEEVKALDKDNLLPSTGMLYFFYELETEEWGFKPENKGCSKVLYFEDTTNFSLIDFPEDMEDYNIVPEFKVNFKSNISYPAYENFEKLNENDVLLEKYETFEGYDELNDNFFDNYYDFYEEYMDSLESHTKLLGYPDVVQNSMEEECVEVTRDFDMEAVKASPKKYKEEIKKAAENWILLFQMDTVETDDYELMFGDSGHIYFWIKKEDLKNKNFDNVWLILQSC, encoded by the coding sequence ATGGACTTTAAAGAACTTTTGACCAAAATACTAAGTGAAGTTAAAAAAGATGAAATTACTATTTTTACTGAACCTAATGATGACAATGAAATTTTAAATAAAAGTAAGATTGGAGGTAAACCTTATCTTCCAAAAGACTTTGTTTGGCCTTACTATCAAGAACTTCCTTTATCTTTCTTAGCACAAATCAATTTAGAAGAAGTTAAAGCTTTAGACAAAGATAACTTACTTCCAAGTACAGGAATGTTATATTTCTTCTATGAATTAGAAACAGAAGAGTGGGGATTTAAACCTGAAAATAAAGGTTGCTCTAAAGTTCTTTACTTTGAAGATACAACTAATTTTTCATTAATTGACTTTCCTGAAGATATGGAAGACTATAATATAGTTCCTGAATTTAAAGTTAATTTTAAATCCAATATTAGTTACCCTGCTTATGAAAACTTTGAAAAGCTTAATGAAAATGATGTTCTTCTAGAAAAGTATGAAACATTTGAAGGCTATGATGAACTTAACGATAATTTTTTTGATAACTATTATGATTTCTATGAAGAATATATGGATAGTCTTGAAAGCCATACTAAATTACTTGGTTACCCTGATGTTGTTCAAAATTCAATGGAAGAAGAATGTGTAGAAGTAACAAGAGATTTTGATATGGAGGCTGTTAAAGCTTCTCCTAAAAAATATAAAGAAGAAATCAAAAAGGCTGCTGAAAATTGGATATTACTTTTTCAAATGGATACTGTTGAGACTGATGATTATGAATTGATGTTTGGAGATTCTGGTCATATCTATTTTTGGATTAAAAAAGAAGATTTAAAAAATAAAAACTTTGATAATGTTTGGCTAATTTTACAATCTTGTTAA
- the tnpB gene encoding IS200/IS605 family element RNA-guided endonuclease TnpB — protein sequence MKIVKKAYKFRIYPTLEQIIFFSKNFGCVRKVYNLMLDDRKKSYEEYKATGIKTEYSTPAKYKEEYPYLKEVDSLALANAQLNLEKAFKNFLKNKDFGFPKYKCKSNPVQSYTTNNQNTIYIKDSYIKLPKLKSLVKIKLHREIKGIIKSVTISKNSLDHYFVSILCEEEIEELPKTNKNIGIDLGIKEFVTMSDCTKVENLKLTKEYEKKLKREQRKLSRRCKVAKDSDKKLSDSKNYQKQKKKVAKIHNKIRNKRKDFVNKLSTKIINNHDIICIEDLNIKVMLKNHKLAKSISDVSWSEFVRQLEYKGNWYERKIIKIPTFYPSSKTCSSCGNIKETLTLSERIYHCECCGVEIDRDYNASINILRKGLEILKEEKVS from the coding sequence ATGAAAATAGTTAAAAAAGCATATAAATTCAGAATATATCCTACCTTAGAACAAATAATCTTTTTCTCAAAAAACTTTGGTTGTGTTAGAAAAGTTTATAACCTTATGTTAGATGATAGAAAGAAAAGTTATGAAGAATATAAAGCAACAGGAATTAAAACTGAATATTCTACTCCTGCTAAATATAAAGAAGAATATCCTTATTTAAAAGAAGTAGATAGCTTAGCTCTTGCTAATGCACAACTAAATTTAGAAAAAGCTTTTAAAAATTTTCTTAAAAATAAAGATTTTGGTTTTCCAAAATATAAATGTAAATCTAATCCAGTCCAAAGTTATACTACAAATAATCAAAACACAATATATATTAAAGATAGCTACATAAAACTTCCTAAACTAAAATCGCTAGTCAAAATTAAATTACATAGAGAAATAAAAGGTATAATTAAATCAGTAACAATAAGTAAAAATAGTCTTGATCATTATTTTGTTTCAATATTATGTGAAGAAGAAATAGAAGAATTACCAAAGACTAATAAAAATATTGGAATAGATTTAGGAATAAAAGAATTTGTAACAATGAGTGATTGTACAAAAGTAGAAAATTTAAAGCTAACAAAAGAATATGAGAAAAAACTGAAAAGAGAACAAAGAAAACTATCAAGGAGATGTAAAGTTGCTAAAGATAGCGATAAAAAACTATCGGATAGTAAGAATTATCAAAAACAAAAGAAAAAAGTAGCAAAAATACATAATAAAATTAGAAATAAAAGAAAAGACTTTGTAAATAAGTTGAGTACAAAAATTATCAATAACCACGATATAATCTGTATAGAAGACTTAAATATAAAGGTAATGTTAAAAAATCACAAATTAGCAAAAAGTATATCAGATGTAAGTTGGAGTGAATTTGTAAGGCAACTAGAATATAAAGGAAATTGGTATGAAAGAAAAATTATAAAAATACCTACATTTTATCCAAGTAGTAAGACTTGTTCAAGTTGTGGTAATATAAAAGAAACTCTAACATTATCAGAAAGAATATATCATTGTGAATGTTGTGGAGTAGAAATAGATAGAGATTACAATGCAAGTATAAATATATTAAGAAAAGGTTTAGAAATATTAAAAGAAGAAAAAGTAAGTTAG
- the thyA gene encoding thymidylate synthase has translation MKAKFDKIYKEIVDTIAEKGIWSEGNVRTKYADGTAAHYKSYIGYQFRLDNSGDEAHLITSRFAPSKAAIRELYWIWILQSNNVDVLNDLGCKFWDEWKQEDGTIGKAYGYQIAQETYGQKSQLHYVINELKKNPNSRRIMTEIWVPNELSKMALTPCVHLTQWSVIGNKLYLEVRQRSCDVALGLVANVFQYAVLHKLVALECGLEAADIIWNIHNMHIYDRHYDKLIKQVNGETFEPAKIKINNFKSIFDFKPDDVEIVDYKYGEKVNYEVAI, from the coding sequence ATGAAGGCTAAGTTTGATAAAATATATAAAGAAATAGTTGATACAATAGCAGAAAAAGGAATTTGGAGTGAAGGAAATGTCAGAACAAAATATGCAGATGGAACAGCTGCACATTATAAAAGCTATATAGGTTATCAATTTAGACTTGATAACTCAGGTGATGAAGCACATTTAATAACTTCAAGATTTGCACCAAGTAAAGCAGCAATAAGAGAACTATATTGGATATGGATATTACAATCAAATAATGTAGATGTTTTAAATGACTTAGGGTGTAAATTTTGGGATGAATGGAAGCAAGAAGATGGAACTATTGGAAAAGCTTATGGTTACCAAATAGCACAAGAAACTTATGGACAAAAATCTCAACTTCACTATGTTATAAATGAACTTAAAAAAAATCCAAATAGTAGAAGAATTATGACAGAAATTTGGGTGCCTAATGAACTTTCTAAAATGGCATTAACACCTTGTGTACACTTAACACAATGGTCAGTGATTGGAAATAAATTGTATTTAGAAGTTAGACAAAGAAGTTGTGATGTGGCATTAGGTTTAGTTGCTAATGTATTCCAATATGCAGTTTTACATAAATTAGTAGCACTTGAATGTGGACTTGAAGCAGCAGACATAATATGGAATATTCATAATATGCATATCTATGATAGACATTATGATAAATTAATAAAGCAAGTTAATGGAGAAACATTTGAACCTGCAAAAATAAAAATAAATAATTTTAAATCAATATTTGATTTTAAACCTGATGATGTTGAAATTGTTGACTATAAATATGGAGAGAAAGTTAACTATGAGGTGGCTATTTAA
- a CDS encoding dihydrofolate reductase has translation MEKKYYKNLKMIVCVGKDNLIGDRTPDENSNGMLWHIKEELMYFKEKTMGNTVLFGGTTAKYVPVELMRKNREVIVLHRTMDVPKLIEDLTQENKTIFIAGGYSIYKYFLDNFEIDEIFLSTIKDSVEVKDAVEPLYLPNVEEYGYKVVEKKEYDEFVAYVYKKIG, from the coding sequence ATGGAAAAGAAATATTATAAAAATTTAAAAATGATAGTTTGTGTTGGAAAAGATAATTTAATTGGAGATAGAACTCCTGATGAAAATAGTAATGGTATGCTATGGCATATAAAAGAAGAGTTGATGTATTTTAAAGAAAAAACTATGGGAAATACTGTCCTATTTGGAGGAACTACTGCTAAATATGTTCCTGTTGAGCTTATGAGAAAAAATAGAGAAGTTATAGTTCTTCATAGAACTATGGACGTACCTAAATTGATTGAAGACTTAACTCAAGAAAATAAGACTATTTTTATTGCTGGAGGATATAGCATATATAAATATTTTCTAGATAATTTTGAAATTGATGAAATATTTTTATCAACAATAAAAGATAGTGTAGAAGTTAAAGATGCAGTTGAGCCTTTATATCTTCCAAATGTTGAAGAATATGGGTATAAAGTAGTAGAAAAGAAAGAGTATGATGAATTTGTAGCTTATGTTTATAAAAAAATAGGATAG
- the trkA gene encoding Trk system potassium transporter TrkA, with the protein MKIVIVGAGKVGELLCRDLSLEGNDIILIEQDAKILEKILANNDIMGFVGSGVSYDAQMEAEVPKADVFIAVTEKDEINIIASVIAKKLGAKYTIARVRSTDYSSQLNFMTESLGIDLVINPELEAAKDIKQNIDFPEALNVENFLDGRLKLVEFHIDKDSILDNVSLFDFKQKFFPNLLVCIIKRGDEVIIPSGNSVIKGDDRIYITGSNSEIIKFQDALGKDRRKIKSAFIIGAGIISHYLAEELLKDKIAVKIVEMNPKKANKFSEYLPNATIINADGSNEEILKEENFQNYDSCISITGIDEVNMFISIYAKKIGIKKIITKLNKLSFVDILGENSFQSIITPKKIIADKIVRVVRSIANKKKNLIESFYRLENNTVEAIEILVNSDSKINNIPLKDLKIKKNLIIAYIVRNNVAIFPKGTDVINEGDRVIIITKESFFDDINNIVAE; encoded by the coding sequence ATGAAGATAGTAATTGTTGGAGCAGGGAAGGTAGGAGAACTTCTTTGTCGTGACTTATCATTAGAAGGAAATGATATAATTTTAATTGAGCAAGATGCAAAAATACTTGAGAAGATTTTAGCAAATAATGATATTATGGGATTTGTTGGTAGTGGAGTAAGCTATGATGCACAAATGGAAGCAGAAGTTCCAAAAGCTGATGTCTTTATAGCTGTTACTGAAAAAGATGAAATAAATATAATAGCCTCAGTTATAGCTAAAAAACTGGGGGCAAAATATACTATTGCTAGAGTAAGAAGTACAGATTATTCATCTCAACTTAACTTTATGACGGAATCTTTAGGAATAGACTTAGTTATAAATCCAGAGTTGGAAGCAGCAAAAGACATAAAACAAAATATAGATTTCCCAGAAGCATTAAATGTTGAAAATTTCTTAGATGGAAGATTAAAGCTAGTTGAATTCCACATTGATAAGGATTCAATTTTAGATAATGTTTCACTTTTTGATTTTAAACAAAAATTCTTTCCTAATTTATTAGTTTGTATAATAAAAAGAGGAGATGAAGTAATAATACCTTCAGGAAATAGTGTTATCAAAGGTGATGATAGAATCTATATAACAGGAAGTAATAGTGAAATTATAAAATTCCAAGATGCACTTGGAAAAGATAGAAGGAAAATAAAATCAGCCTTTATAATAGGAGCTGGAATAATTAGTCATTATCTAGCTGAAGAGCTTTTAAAAGATAAAATAGCAGTAAAAATAGTTGAAATGAATCCTAAAAAGGCAAATAAATTTAGTGAGTATTTACCAAATGCAACTATAATCAATGCTGATGGAAGTAATGAGGAAATTTTAAAAGAAGAAAACTTCCAAAATTATGATTCATGCATATCAATAACAGGTATAGATGAAGTAAATATGTTTATTTCAATTTATGCTAAGAAAATAGGTATAAAGAAAATTATTACTAAATTAAATAAATTATCTTTTGTTGATATCTTGGGAGAAAATAGTTTTCAATCTATAATAACTCCTAAAAAAATAATAGCAGATAAGATAGTTAGAGTAGTTCGTTCTATTGCAAATAAAAAGAAAAATTTAATAGAAAGTTTCTATAGACTTGAAAATAATACAGTTGAAGCAATAGAAATTCTAGTAAATTCTGATAGTAAAATAAATAATATACCATTAAAGGATTTAAAAATTAAGAAAAACCTAATTATAGCATATATAGTAAGAAATAATGTAGCTATCTTCCCTAAAGGTACAGATGTTATAAATGAAGGAGATAGAGTAATAATAATTACAAAAGAAAGCTTCTTTGATGATATTAATAATATAGTTGCAGAATAA